Proteins encoded by one window of Mycolicibacterium sp. ND9-15:
- the hisH gene encoding imidazole glycerol phosphate synthase subunit HisH, translated as MTKKVVVLDYGSGNLRSAQRALERVGADVTVTADADAAMAADGLVVPGVGAFEACMAGLRKIEGEKLIADRVAAGRSVLGVCVGMQILFSRGVEFGVETIGCGQWPGAVVRLDAPVIPHMGWNVVDAPAGSTLFAGIDADTRFYFVHSYAAQQWEGDPAAMLTWATHHVPFLAAVEDGPLSATQFHPEKSGDAGAALLANWVKALG; from the coding sequence GTGACAAAGAAAGTCGTCGTCCTGGATTACGGTTCGGGTAATCTGCGCTCGGCGCAACGGGCACTGGAGCGCGTCGGTGCCGACGTCACGGTGACCGCCGACGCCGACGCGGCAATGGCCGCTGACGGCCTCGTGGTGCCCGGTGTCGGCGCGTTCGAGGCATGCATGGCCGGGCTACGCAAGATCGAGGGCGAGAAGCTGATCGCCGACCGAGTGGCGGCGGGTCGTTCCGTGCTCGGCGTGTGCGTCGGCATGCAGATCCTGTTCTCGCGCGGTGTGGAGTTCGGAGTGGAGACCATCGGTTGCGGCCAGTGGCCCGGCGCCGTCGTGCGACTCGACGCGCCGGTGATCCCGCACATGGGCTGGAATGTGGTCGACGCACCTGCCGGCAGCACGCTGTTCGCCGGAATCGACGCGGACACCCGGTTCTACTTCGTGCACTCGTACGCCGCCCAGCAGTGGGAGGGTGATCCGGCCGCGATGCTGACATGGGCCACCCACCACGTGCCGTTCCTCGCGGCGGTTGAGGACGGGCCGCTCTCGGCGACACAGTTCCACCCGGAGAAGAGCGGCGATGCCGGTGCCGCGTTGCTCGCCAACTGGGTCAAGGCATTAGGTTGA
- the priA gene encoding bifunctional 1-(5-phosphoribosyl)-5-((5-phosphoribosylamino)methylideneamino)imidazole-4-carboxamide isomerase/phosphoribosylanthranilate isomerase PriA codes for MPQRLILLPAVDVVEGRAVRLVQGQAGSETEYGSALEAALTWQRDGAEWIHLVDLDAAFGRGSNRELLAEVVGKLDVAVELSGGIRDDDSLSAALATGCARVNLGTAALENPQWCAKVVAQHGEKVAVGLDVKIVDGDHRLRGRGWETDGGDLWEVLERLDREGTSRFVVTDVTKDGTLNGPNLELLSQVTERTDAPVIASGGVSSLDDLRAIATLTDRGVEGAIVGKALYAGRFTLPEALAAVER; via the coding sequence GTGCCGCAACGATTGATTCTTCTGCCCGCCGTCGACGTGGTCGAGGGCCGCGCCGTGCGTCTGGTGCAGGGCCAGGCGGGCAGCGAGACCGAATACGGCTCCGCGCTGGAGGCCGCGCTCACGTGGCAGCGCGACGGTGCGGAGTGGATCCACCTCGTCGATCTGGATGCCGCGTTCGGCCGGGGCAGCAACCGCGAACTGCTGGCCGAGGTCGTCGGCAAGCTCGACGTGGCGGTGGAATTGTCCGGCGGCATCCGCGACGACGATTCGTTGTCGGCGGCGCTGGCGACCGGCTGTGCCCGCGTCAACCTTGGCACCGCGGCGCTGGAGAACCCGCAGTGGTGCGCGAAAGTCGTGGCCCAACATGGCGAGAAAGTGGCTGTGGGGCTGGACGTGAAGATCGTCGACGGTGATCACCGGCTCCGCGGCCGCGGCTGGGAGACCGACGGTGGCGACCTTTGGGAGGTGCTCGAACGGCTTGACCGGGAGGGCACCTCACGCTTCGTCGTCACCGATGTCACCAAGGACGGCACGCTCAACGGACCCAACCTCGAACTGCTGTCGCAGGTAACCGAGCGCACCGATGCCCCGGTGATCGCGTCCGGAGGGGTGTCGAGCCTGGACGACCTGCGCGCGATCGCGACGTTGACCGACCGCGGGGTGGAGGGGGCGATCGTCGGAAAAGCGTTGTACGCCGGGCGCTTCACGCTACCTGAGGCACTGGCCGCGGTGGAGCGGTAG
- a CDS encoding peroxiredoxin has product MNQGDQVAEFELPDQTGKVRSLRELLADGPIVLFFYPAAMTPGCTKEACHFRDLAAEFAAVGAGRVGISTDAVDKQAKFADKEGFDYPLLSDSDGTVATQFGVKRGLLGKFMPVKRTTFVIDTDRTVLAVIASEISMDRHADKALEVLRQRQSA; this is encoded by the coding sequence ATGAATCAGGGCGATCAGGTAGCCGAATTCGAACTGCCCGACCAGACAGGAAAGGTGCGAAGCCTGCGCGAGTTGCTCGCCGATGGGCCGATCGTGTTGTTCTTCTATCCCGCGGCGATGACGCCCGGCTGCACCAAGGAGGCCTGCCATTTCCGCGACCTGGCGGCCGAATTCGCCGCGGTCGGCGCAGGCCGGGTCGGCATCAGCACCGATGCGGTCGACAAGCAGGCGAAATTCGCCGACAAGGAAGGGTTCGACTATCCGCTGCTCTCGGATTCCGACGGCACCGTCGCAACGCAGTTCGGCGTGAAGCGCGGCCTGCTCGGCAAGTTCATGCCCGTGAAGCGGACCACCTTCGTGATCGACACCGACCGCACCGTGCTGGCCGTGATCGCTTCGGAGATCAGCATGGACCGCCACGCCGACAAGGCACTCGAGGTGCTGCGCCAACGACAGTCGGCGTGA
- the hisD gene encoding histidinol dehydrogenase yields MVSVNVSPGPIARIDLRNRSLGAAQLRAALPRGGIDVEAVVPRVRPIVDAVAERGAQAALEYGQTFDGIAPPQVRVPRSRLDAALAELGADVRAALEVAIERARAVHADQRRTDTTTTLAPGATVTERWVPVERVGLYVPGGNAVYPSSVVMNVVPAQTAGVDSLVIASPPQAEHEGLPHPTILAAAALLGIDEVWAVGGAQAIALLAYGGTDTDGAELAPVDMITGPGNIYVTAAKRICRSQVGIDAEAGPTEIAILADHTADPGHVAADLISQAEHDELAASVLVTPSVELADATDRELANQLQTTVHRKRVSAALGGRQSATVLVDDLAAGIRTVNAYAAEHLEIQTADAREVADRIRSAGAIFVGPYAPVSLGDYCAGSNHVLPTAGCARHSSGLSVQTFLRGIHVVDYDEAALKDVSGYVITLAEAENLPAHGEAVRRRFER; encoded by the coding sequence ATGGTCAGCGTGAATGTATCGCCAGGGCCGATCGCGCGCATCGACTTGCGCAACCGCTCGCTGGGCGCGGCGCAGCTGCGGGCGGCTCTGCCGAGGGGCGGCATCGACGTGGAGGCGGTGGTGCCGCGGGTCCGTCCGATCGTCGACGCGGTCGCCGAGCGCGGCGCGCAGGCGGCGCTGGAGTACGGCCAGACGTTCGACGGGATCGCCCCGCCGCAGGTCCGCGTGCCGCGGAGCCGTCTCGATGCGGCGCTGGCCGAGTTGGGCGCCGATGTGCGCGCCGCGCTCGAAGTCGCGATCGAGCGCGCCCGCGCCGTGCACGCCGATCAGCGCCGCACCGACACGACCACCACATTGGCGCCCGGTGCGACGGTCACCGAGCGCTGGGTACCGGTCGAGCGGGTCGGGCTCTACGTGCCCGGCGGTAACGCCGTATACCCGTCGAGCGTGGTGATGAATGTGGTGCCGGCGCAGACCGCGGGAGTCGACTCGCTGGTGATCGCCAGCCCGCCGCAGGCCGAACACGAGGGCCTCCCGCATCCGACGATCCTGGCGGCCGCCGCGCTGCTCGGCATCGACGAGGTGTGGGCGGTGGGCGGCGCACAGGCCATCGCGCTGCTCGCCTACGGGGGCACCGACACCGACGGGGCCGAGCTGGCGCCGGTCGACATGATCACCGGCCCTGGCAACATCTACGTCACCGCCGCCAAGCGCATCTGCCGGTCGCAGGTGGGCATCGACGCGGAGGCCGGCCCCACCGAGATCGCGATCCTGGCCGATCACACCGCCGACCCCGGCCACGTCGCGGCCGACTTGATCAGCCAGGCCGAGCACGACGAGCTGGCGGCCAGCGTGCTGGTCACCCCAAGCGTCGAGTTGGCCGACGCTACCGACCGCGAGCTGGCCAACCAGTTGCAGACGACGGTGCACCGCAAGCGGGTGAGCGCGGCGCTGGGTGGCAGACAGTCGGCGACGGTGCTCGTCGACGATCTCGCGGCGGGTATCCGCACCGTCAACGCCTACGCCGCCGAGCACCTGGAGATCCAGACCGCCGACGCACGCGAGGTGGCCGACCGGATCCGTTCTGCGGGCGCGATCTTCGTGGGCCCGTACGCGCCGGTCAGCCTTGGTGACTACTGCGCGGGCTCCAACCACGTGCTGCCCACCGCGGGCTGTGCCCGGCACTCCAGCGGGCTCTCGGTGCAGACGTTCCTGCGCGGGATCCACGTCGTCGACTACGACGAAGCCGCGCTGAAGGACGTTTCCGGCTACGTGATCACGCTCGCCGAAGCCGAGAACCTGCCCGCACACGGAGAAGCGGTGCGGCGGAGGTTCGAACGGTGA
- the hisB gene encoding imidazoleglycerol-phosphate dehydratase HisB — MTEPRRATIERKTKESDIVVELDLDGTGQVQVDTGVPFFDHMLTALGSHASFDLTVRAKGDVEIEGHHTIEDTAIVFGQALGQALGDKKGIRRFGDAWIPMDETLAHAAVDVSGRPYCVHTGEPDHMLHFTIAGASSNTLRASGSSPAPYHTVVNRHVFESLAMNARIALHVRTIYGRDPHHITEAQYKAVARALRQAVEYDPRVTGVPSTKGTL, encoded by the coding sequence GTGACCGAGCCTCGTCGGGCGACGATCGAGCGTAAGACCAAGGAAAGCGACATCGTCGTCGAACTCGACCTCGACGGCACCGGGCAGGTGCAGGTCGACACCGGAGTGCCGTTCTTCGATCACATGCTCACCGCGCTGGGCAGCCACGCGAGTTTCGACCTGACCGTGCGCGCCAAGGGTGACGTCGAGATCGAGGGCCACCACACGATCGAGGACACCGCAATCGTATTCGGACAAGCCCTCGGTCAGGCACTCGGCGACAAGAAGGGCATCCGCCGGTTCGGCGATGCGTGGATCCCCATGGACGAGACACTCGCGCACGCGGCCGTCGACGTGTCGGGCCGGCCGTACTGCGTGCACACCGGCGAACCGGATCACATGCTGCACTTCACGATCGCGGGAGCTTCGTCGAATACTCTTCGCGCAAGCGGGTCATCGCCGGCGCCGTACCATACCGTCGTCAACCGGCACGTGTTCGAGTCGCTGGCGATGAACGCGCGCATCGCGTTGCACGTGCGCACGATCTACGGCCGCGACCCCCACCACATCACCGAGGCGCAGTACAAGGCGGTCGCCCGCGCGCTGCGCCAGGCCGTCGAGTACGACCCCCGGGTGACCGGTGTGCCGTCGACGAAAGGCACTCTGTGA
- a CDS encoding inositol monophosphatase family protein, producing MALDAADLDALVAEAAQILDDAAVPFIEGHRADSAVQKKGNDFATEVDLAIERQVTSALTKRTGIEVHGEEFGGADLNSPLLWVLDPIDGTFNYAAGSPMAAILLGLVRDGEPVAGLTWVPFTGQRFTAVVGGPLRSNGVEQPALKPADLSDSIVGVSTFNVDSRGRVPGRYRLGVVESLSRKCSRMRMHGATGIDLAYTAAGILGGAVSFSGHVWDHAAGVALIRAAGGVVTDLAGNDWTVDSPSALAGVPGLHGQLLDLLRAVGDPEYF from the coding sequence ATGGCGCTGGACGCGGCCGACCTCGACGCCCTGGTCGCCGAAGCCGCGCAGATCCTCGACGATGCCGCCGTCCCGTTCATCGAAGGCCACCGCGCGGACTCGGCCGTGCAGAAGAAGGGCAACGACTTCGCCACCGAGGTGGATCTGGCCATCGAACGCCAGGTCACTTCGGCGTTGACCAAGAGAACCGGCATCGAGGTGCACGGCGAGGAGTTCGGCGGTGCGGACCTGAACTCGCCGCTGCTGTGGGTGCTGGACCCGATCGACGGCACCTTCAACTACGCCGCCGGTTCGCCGATGGCTGCCATCCTGCTCGGCCTGGTGCGCGACGGGGAACCGGTGGCCGGTCTGACATGGGTGCCGTTCACCGGACAACGGTTCACCGCCGTGGTCGGAGGACCGTTGCGCAGCAACGGGGTCGAGCAGCCCGCATTGAAGCCCGCGGATCTCTCGGACTCGATCGTCGGGGTCAGCACGTTCAACGTCGACTCCCGCGGCAGGGTGCCGGGACGCTACCGACTGGGCGTGGTCGAGAGCCTCAGCCGCAAATGCTCACGGATGCGTATGCATGGTGCTACCGGCATCGACCTGGCCTATACGGCGGCGGGAATCCTTGGCGGCGCAGTCAGTTTCAGTGGCCACGTGTGGGATCATGCCGCCGGGGTGGCGTTGATCCGCGCGGCCGGCGGCGTCGTGACCGACCTCGCGGGCAACGACTGGACGGTCGATTCCCCGTCGGCGCTCGCCGGGGTGCCCGGCCTGCACGGTCAGCTGCTCGATCTGCTCCGCGCGGTCGGCGATCCCGAGTACTTCTGA
- a CDS encoding histidinol-phosphate transaminase encodes MSRLREEQGAQPVGEKVTLDDLPVRADLRGKSPYGAPQLDVPVRLNTNENPHPPTQALVEDVTASVAAVAGELHRYPDRDAVALRTDLATYLSAQTRTRLSCQNLWAANGSNEILQQLLQAFGGPGRSALGFVPSYSMHPLISDGTQTEWLVANRADDFSLDIDAAVAAVAERKPDIVFVASPNNPSGQSVPLDDLRRLLDAMSTGLLIVDEAYGEFSSQPSAVRLIEEYPARLVVTRTMSKAFAFAGGRLGYLIAAPAVIEAVLLVRLPYHLSSVTQAAARAALRHADDTLGSVATLIAERNRVAEALRGMGFRVIDSDANFVLFGEFADAPATWQRYLDAGILVRDVGIPGYLRATTGLAEENDALLAASARLAATELSTLGAK; translated from the coding sequence ATGAGCCGCTTGCGCGAAGAACAAGGAGCACAGCCGGTCGGCGAGAAGGTGACACTCGATGATCTGCCGGTGCGGGCCGATCTGCGCGGCAAATCGCCATACGGCGCACCGCAGTTGGACGTTCCGGTGCGGCTGAACACCAACGAGAACCCGCATCCGCCGACGCAGGCGCTCGTCGAGGACGTGACGGCCTCGGTGGCTGCGGTGGCGGGCGAGCTGCACCGCTACCCAGACCGCGACGCGGTGGCGCTGCGCACCGACCTGGCGACCTACCTCTCGGCGCAGACCCGAACTCGGCTCAGTTGCCAAAACCTTTGGGCGGCAAATGGTTCCAACGAGATCCTGCAACAGCTGCTGCAGGCGTTCGGCGGGCCCGGCCGCAGCGCGCTCGGATTCGTGCCGTCGTACTCGATGCACCCGCTCATCTCCGACGGCACGCAGACCGAGTGGCTGGTGGCCAACCGGGCCGACGACTTCAGCCTCGACATCGACGCCGCCGTCGCGGCCGTCGCCGAGCGCAAGCCTGACATCGTGTTCGTGGCAAGCCCGAACAACCCGTCGGGACAGAGCGTTCCGCTCGACGACCTGCGCCGGCTGCTGGACGCGATGAGCACCGGTCTTCTCATCGTCGACGAGGCCTACGGCGAGTTCTCCTCGCAGCCCAGCGCGGTACGCCTCATCGAGGAGTATCCGGCCCGGCTGGTGGTGACCCGCACCATGAGCAAGGCGTTCGCGTTCGCGGGCGGCCGACTCGGGTATCTGATCGCGGCGCCGGCCGTGATCGAGGCGGTGCTGCTGGTCCGGTTGCCGTACCACCTGTCGTCGGTGACGCAGGCCGCCGCCCGCGCCGCGCTGCGCCACGCCGACGACACGCTGGGCAGCGTCGCCACCCTCATCGCCGAACGAAACCGGGTCGCGGAGGCGTTGAGGGGCATGGGTTTCCGGGTGATCGACAGCGACGCCAACTTCGTGTTGTTCGGCGAATTCGCCGACGCACCCGCCACCTGGCAGCGCTACCTCGACGCCGGCATCCTCGTCCGTGACGTCGGCATCCCCGGCTATCTGCGCGCCACCACCGGCCTGGCCGAAGAGAACGATGCGCTGCTGGCCGCCAGCGCCCGCCTCGCCGCAACCGAACTGTCGACATTAGGAGCAAAGTGA
- the hisF gene encoding imidazole glycerol phosphate synthase subunit HisF, giving the protein MNAKDLAVRIIPCLDVDDGRVVKGVNFENLRDAGDPVELAAAYDAEGADELTFLDVTASSSGRATMLEVVKRTAEQVFIPLTVGGGVRSVADVDVLLRAGADKVAVNTAAIARPELLAELSRQFGSQCIVLSVDARTVPRDQELTPSGWEVTTHGGRRGTGFDAIEWATRGAELGVGEILLNSMDFDGTKAGFDLAMITAVRGAVNVPVIASGGAGAPEHFAPAVAAGADAVLAASVFHFRELTIGQVKAAMAAEGIVVR; this is encoded by the coding sequence ATGAACGCGAAGGACCTGGCCGTACGGATCATCCCGTGCCTGGACGTCGACGACGGTCGGGTGGTCAAGGGCGTCAACTTCGAGAACCTGCGCGACGCCGGCGATCCCGTGGAGTTGGCCGCGGCCTACGACGCCGAGGGCGCCGACGAACTGACGTTCCTCGATGTGACCGCGTCCTCCTCGGGGCGGGCCACCATGCTCGAGGTCGTGAAGCGGACCGCCGAGCAGGTGTTCATCCCGTTGACGGTCGGCGGCGGGGTGCGCTCGGTCGCCGATGTCGACGTGCTGCTGCGGGCCGGTGCCGACAAGGTCGCGGTGAACACTGCGGCGATCGCGCGGCCCGAACTGCTCGCCGAGTTGTCGCGGCAGTTCGGATCGCAGTGCATCGTCTTGTCGGTCGACGCCCGCACCGTGCCGCGGGACCAGGAGCTGACGCCGTCGGGCTGGGAGGTCACCACGCACGGCGGGCGTCGGGGCACCGGGTTCGACGCCATCGAATGGGCAACGCGCGGAGCCGAACTCGGTGTCGGTGAGATCTTGCTGAACTCGATGGACTTCGACGGCACCAAGGCCGGCTTCGATCTTGCGATGATCACCGCGGTGCGCGGAGCCGTCAACGTTCCGGTGATCGCCAGCGGCGGTGCCGGTGCGCCAGAGCATTTCGCCCCTGCCGTCGCCGCCGGGGCGGACGCCGTGCTGGCCGCCAGCGTGTTCCACTTCCGCGAACTCACCATCGGTCAGGTGAAGGCCGCGATGGCGGCGGAAGGGATCGTGGTGCGGTGA
- a CDS encoding anthranilate synthase component I, producing the protein MQTTSREDFRALAVGHRVVPVTRKVLADSETPLSAYRKLAANRPGTFLLESAENGRSWSRWSFIGAGAPSALTVRDGEAVWLGTTPRDAPQGGDPLAALRATLELLKTEPLPGLPPLSSGLVGFFAYDMVRRLEKLPSRTVDDLGLPDMLLLLATDIAAVDHHEGTITLIANAVNWNGTDERVDWAYDDAVARLDVMTAALGEHLPSSVATFSRPDPLHRAQRSVEEYEGIVEKLVGDIEAGEAFQVVPSQRFEMDTDADPLDVYRMLRVTNPSPYMYLLNVPNAAGGADFSVVGSSPEALVTVKDGRATTHPIAGTRWRGATDEEDLLLEKELQADEKERAEHLMLVDLGRNDLGRVCRPGTVRVEDYSHIERYSHVMHLVSTVTGLLAEGKSALDAVTACFPAGTLSGAPKVRAMELIEEVEKTRRGLYGGVLGYLDFAGNADFAIAIRTALMRDGTAYVQAGGGVVADSDGLYEYTEAANKARAVLNAVAAAETLTEP; encoded by the coding sequence GTGCAAACCACCTCGCGCGAGGACTTCCGGGCGCTGGCCGTCGGGCACCGTGTGGTGCCGGTGACCCGCAAGGTGCTTGCCGACAGCGAGACCCCGCTGTCGGCGTACCGCAAGCTGGCCGCCAATCGGCCCGGGACGTTCCTGCTGGAGTCGGCCGAGAACGGCCGGTCGTGGTCGCGGTGGTCGTTCATCGGCGCCGGTGCCCCGTCGGCGCTGACCGTCCGCGACGGCGAGGCGGTGTGGCTGGGCACGACGCCGCGCGACGCGCCGCAGGGCGGTGATCCGCTGGCGGCGCTGCGCGCGACGCTGGAACTGCTCAAGACCGAACCGCTGCCGGGTCTGCCGCCGCTGTCGAGCGGGCTCGTCGGCTTCTTCGCCTACGACATGGTGCGACGCCTGGAGAAGCTGCCGTCGCGGACCGTCGACGATCTCGGCCTGCCGGACATGCTGTTGCTGCTGGCCACCGACATCGCCGCGGTCGACCACCACGAGGGCACGATCACTCTGATCGCCAATGCGGTGAACTGGAACGGCACCGACGAGCGGGTGGATTGGGCGTACGACGACGCCGTCGCGCGCCTCGACGTCATGACCGCGGCGCTCGGTGAGCACCTGCCGTCCTCGGTCGCGACGTTCAGCAGACCCGACCCGCTGCACCGCGCTCAGCGCTCGGTTGAGGAGTACGAGGGCATCGTCGAAAAGCTGGTGGGCGACATCGAGGCCGGTGAGGCCTTCCAGGTGGTGCCGTCGCAGCGCTTCGAGATGGACACCGACGCCGATCCGCTTGATGTGTACCGGATGCTGCGGGTGACCAACCCGAGCCCGTACATGTATCTGCTCAACGTGCCGAACGCCGCAGGGGGAGCGGACTTCTCGGTCGTCGGATCCAGCCCGGAAGCATTGGTCACGGTCAAGGACGGCCGGGCGACCACACATCCGATCGCGGGCACGCGGTGGCGCGGCGCGACCGACGAGGAGGATCTGCTGCTGGAAAAGGAGTTGCAGGCCGACGAGAAGGAACGCGCCGAGCACCTGATGCTCGTCGACCTGGGCCGCAACGACCTGGGCCGGGTCTGCCGGCCCGGCACCGTGCGCGTCGAGGACTACAGCCACATCGAGCGCTACAGCCACGTCATGCACCTGGTGTCGACGGTGACCGGGCTGTTGGCCGAGGGCAAGAGTGCGCTCGACGCGGTGACCGCCTGTTTCCCCGCGGGCACGTTGTCGGGTGCTCCGAAGGTGCGGGCGATGGAACTCATCGAGGAGGTCGAGAAGACCCGCCGCGGCCTGTACGGCGGGGTGCTGGGATACCTCGACTTCGCAGGCAACGCCGATTTCGCGATCGCGATCCGCACTGCGCTGATGCGTGACGGCACCGCCTATGTACAGGCGGGCGGCGGCGTCGTCGCCGACTCCGACGGGCTCTACGAGTACACCGAAG
- a CDS encoding nitroreductase family deazaflavin-dependent oxidoreductase: MRAGEHPNNAPGVPMVFPPWFENLQVKYLNKMVRPFSRLMPGMATIKHRGRKSGKPYETIVTVYRKGNTAAIALGHGKTDWVKNVLAAGEADLHLTRRDLHLVNPRIVPAGDNADGLPLMARLQAGRMAIFVADIA, translated from the coding sequence ATGCGAGCCGGTGAGCATCCCAACAACGCCCCCGGCGTGCCGATGGTGTTTCCGCCGTGGTTCGAGAATCTGCAGGTCAAGTACCTGAACAAGATGGTCAGGCCATTCTCCCGGCTGATGCCGGGGATGGCGACGATCAAACACCGCGGCCGCAAGTCCGGTAAGCCCTACGAGACGATCGTCACTGTCTACCGCAAGGGCAACACCGCCGCCATCGCGCTCGGGCACGGAAAAACCGACTGGGTGAAGAACGTGTTGGCCGCCGGGGAGGCCGATCTGCACCTCACCCGTCGCGATCTGCACCTGGTCAACCCCCGGATCGTGCCCGCGGGCGACAACGCGGACGGGTTGCCGCTGATGGCCCGGCTGCAGGCCGGACGGATGGCGATCTTCGTCGCCGATATCGCCTGA
- the hisI gene encoding phosphoribosyl-AMP cyclohydrolase encodes MTLDADIASRLKRDANGLITAVVQERGTGRVLMVAWMDDLALARTLETRRGTYYSRSRQEHWVKGETSGHTQYVHSVRLDCDGDTVLLEVDQVDGACHTGEHSCFDADQLLGPEV; translated from the coding sequence GTGACTTTGGATGCGGACATCGCTTCGCGGCTCAAGCGCGACGCCAACGGGTTGATCACCGCGGTCGTCCAGGAACGCGGCACCGGGCGGGTGCTGATGGTGGCTTGGATGGACGATCTCGCGTTGGCCCGCACGCTGGAGACCCGCCGCGGGACCTATTATTCGCGGTCGCGCCAGGAGCATTGGGTCAAAGGGGAGACGTCGGGCCACACGCAGTACGTCCACTCGGTGCGCCTCGACTGTGACGGCGACACCGTGTTGCTCGAGGTCGACCAGGTCGACGGCGCCTGCCACACCGGCGAACACAGTTGCTTCGACGCCGACCAGCTGCTGGGGCCGGAGGTTTGA
- the nadC gene encoding carboxylating nicotinate-nucleotide diphosphorylase, translated as MELTADELAEARRVIARGLEEDLRYGPDVTTLATVPAYARTTASMVAREAGVIAGVDIALVALDEVLGPDGYLVKHRVEDGTRLEPGGVVLTVDAPTQGLLTAERTTLNLLCHLSGIATTTAAWVEAVSGTGAKIRDTRKTLPGLRALQKYAVRVGGGVNHRMGLGDAALIKDNHVAAAGSVVAALRAVRAAAPELECEVEVDSLEQLDEVLSETVELVLLDNFPVWQTQIAVQRRDTRSPATKLESSGGLSLESAAEYAGTGVDYLAIGALTHSVRVLDIGLDL; from the coding sequence ATGGAACTGACCGCCGATGAGCTCGCCGAGGCTCGCAGGGTGATCGCGCGGGGTCTCGAAGAAGATCTGCGCTACGGACCGGATGTCACCACCCTCGCCACGGTGCCGGCGTACGCCAGGACAACGGCGTCGATGGTGGCCCGCGAGGCGGGCGTGATCGCCGGCGTGGACATCGCACTGGTCGCCCTCGACGAGGTGCTCGGTCCGGACGGCTACCTGGTCAAGCATCGCGTCGAGGACGGGACCCGGCTTGAACCCGGCGGCGTCGTGCTCACCGTCGACGCGCCCACCCAGGGATTGCTCACCGCCGAGCGGACCACGCTGAACCTGCTCTGCCACCTTTCGGGCATCGCCACCACGACCGCGGCATGGGTCGAGGCGGTCTCCGGGACCGGGGCGAAGATCCGCGACACCCGCAAGACGCTCCCGGGCCTGCGCGCGCTGCAGAAGTACGCGGTGCGCGTCGGCGGTGGTGTCAACCACCGGATGGGTCTCGGCGACGCAGCGCTGATCAAGGACAACCATGTCGCTGCTGCCGGATCGGTGGTGGCGGCGCTGCGGGCCGTGCGCGCGGCCGCGCCGGAGCTGGAATGCGAAGTCGAGGTGGATTCGCTCGAGCAGCTCGACGAAGTACTGTCCGAAACCGTCGAACTGGTTCTGTTGGACAACTTTCCGGTGTGGCAAACGCAGATCGCGGTGCAACGCCGCGACACCCGGTCGCCGGCCACGAAGCTGGAATCGTCCGGCGGGCTGTCGCTCGAGAGCGCCGCAGAGTACGCGGGCACCGGTGTGGACTACCTCGCGATCGGGGCGCTCACCCACTCGGTGCGAGTCCTCGATATCGGTCTAGATCTCTAG